The genomic window CACCACTTCCAGTATATCCGGTTGCAGAAATGATGACATGCTCTATGCCTGCAAAATCAGCCACTACAAAATTATAAAACCCAATAGAAGCCAAATCAACGCTGGACAACGATTGCATCGCTTCCACTGCTTTTGGCCCTTGAATGGCTAATAAGGAATAGACCTCACTGATATTTTTCATCTCCGCACCCATTGAATTTTTGGACGCAATCCAGTTCCAATCTTTTTCAATATTACTGGCATTGACCACTAACAGATAGGTTTCTTCTTTGACTTTATAAATAATTAAATCATCGACAATACCGCCTTGATCATTTGGCAAACAACTGTATTGTGCTTTTCCGACGGTTAGTTTTGAAGCATCGTTTGAAGAGACCGATTGTATAAGATCTAAAGCATGCGGACCTTTAATAAGAAACTCGCCCATGTGAGAGACGTCAAATACACCAACGCCATTCCTAACGGTTTCATGTTCGGCATTAACCCCTTCGTATTGAACGGGCATATTGTATCCCGCAAAGGGAACCATTTTAGCGCCTAGAGCTTCGTGTGTAGATTGGAGTGCAGTAACTTTCATAGTAAATTAGATTTTAAGTAGTACAAATCTAATCAAAAATAGGAATCGAAACGGCTTAAAGCTGTGTTAAAAATGCTTTAAATTCAGAATAGTCCTTAATATCAGTCGCTACTTTTTGTTTATCGATGACGGATTTTATTTGTGGAGGTAGTGGAATTTCGGCATCAATAACTTCTTTAACCACATCTAAAAACTTTGTCGGGTGGGCGGTTTCTAAAAACACACAATGCGCTTCTGGATTGGTCTTTAAATACGATTTAGAGCCTAAATAACCCACGGCTCCGTGTGGATCGGCGATGTAATTAGTGGTCTTATAAATCTCATCCAACGCTTGTTTTGTTTCTTCATCCGTGAAGCTGTAAGAAGAGAGGTTTGATTTTAAGGTATCAAACTCATTATTATAAATCGCTTGAATTCGGATAAAATTACTTGGATTCCCTACATCCATCGCGTTACTCACCGTTTGAACGGACGGTTTAGGATCGTAAGAATTGGACTCTAAATAACGAGTCACCACATTATTATCATTGTTAGAAGCGATAAAATGTTTAATGGGCAAACCTAATTTTTGGGCAATCATTCCGGCACATACATTTCCGAAATTCCCACTAGGCACTGAAAACACGATGTCTTTATATTGATGCTTCAGTTGTTTGTACGCAAACATAAAATAAAACAACTGCGGAAGCCAACGCGCGACATTGATAGAGTTTGCGGATGTCAATTGCATTAATGAAGTAAGATCATCATCTAGAAATGCTTTTTTTACCATGTCCTGACAATCGTCAAAAGTACCCTCAACTTCAAGGGCGGTGATGTTTTGACCTAAAGTCGTGAGTTGTTTTTCTTGAATGTTACTGACTTTTCCGCTTGGATATAAAATGACCACTCGAACGCCTTTAACCCCTAAGAATCCATTGGCCACCGCACCTCCCGTGTCACCAGAAGTGGCCACCAAAACGGTCACTTCATTGGAATTATTCTTATTAAAATAGCCTAAACAACGTGCCATAAAGCGTGCGCCAACATCTTTAAACGCCATTGTGGGGCCATGAAATAATTCGAGTGTGGATATGGATTCTGTCAGTTTTACAACAGGAAAATCAAAACTAAGCGTTTCTGAGACGATTGTTTTTAAAACAGCTTCAGGAATTTCGGGACTTATGAATTGTTTGATGGCTTCAAACGCAATGTCTTCATTTGAAAGATTCTCTATGTTCTCA from Formosa sp. Hel1_33_131 includes these protein-coding regions:
- the gcvT gene encoding glycine cleavage system aminomethyltransferase GcvT → MKVTALQSTHEALGAKMVPFAGYNMPVQYEGVNAEHETVRNGVGVFDVSHMGEFLIKGPHALDLIQSVSSNDASKLTVGKAQYSCLPNDQGGIVDDLIIYKVKEETYLLVVNASNIEKDWNWIASKNSMGAEMKNISEVYSLLAIQGPKAVEAMQSLSSVDLASIGFYNFVVADFAGIEHVIISATGYTGSGGFEIYCKNSEVKQVWEKVLEAGASFGIKPIGLAARDTLRLEMGYCLYGNDIDDHSSPIEAGLGWITKFTKSFTNSEALKTEKEEGPKRRLVGFELLERGIPRKDYTIEDASGNDIGIVTSGTMAPSLGKGIGMGYVLSEQAAVGTEICIAIRKQKVLATIVKLPFYKK
- the thrC gene encoding threonine synthase, whose amino-acid sequence is MNYYSLNNIAPTTTFENAVIKGLAPDRGLYFPENITPLDASFFENIENLSNEDIAFEAIKQFISPEIPEAVLKTIVSETLSFDFPVVKLTESISTLELFHGPTMAFKDVGARFMARCLGYFNKNNSNEVTVLVATSGDTGGAVANGFLGVKGVRVVILYPSGKVSNIQEKQLTTLGQNITALEVEGTFDDCQDMVKKAFLDDDLTSLMQLTSANSINVARWLPQLFYFMFAYKQLKHQYKDIVFSVPSGNFGNVCAGMIAQKLGLPIKHFIASNNDNNVVTRYLESNSYDPKPSVQTVSNAMDVGNPSNFIRIQAIYNNEFDTLKSNLSSYSFTDEETKQALDEIYKTTNYIADPHGAVGYLGSKSYLKTNPEAHCVFLETAHPTKFLDVVKEVIDAEIPLPPQIKSVIDKQKVATDIKDYSEFKAFLTQL